The Streptomyces sp. M92 nucleotide sequence GACGCCGTCGCCTGACCCACCCGGCCCCGACCTCCCGGTAAGGAAGCGAACGAAATCATGAGCAAGCTGCGCGTGGCCGTCCTCGGTGCCAAGGGCCGGATCGGCTCCGAGGCGGTACGGGCGGTCGAGGCCGCCGAGGACATGGAGCTGGTCGCCGCCCTCGGCCGGGGCGACCGCCTGGACACGCTGGCCGAGACCGGCGCCCAGGTCGCCGTCGAGCTGACCACCCCCGACTCGGTGATGGACAACCTCGACTACTGCGTACGCCACGGCATCCACGCCGTCGTCGGCACCACCGGCTGGACCGACGAGCGCCTCGCGCGGCTGACCTCCTGGCTCGACGCCTCTCCTGGGACGGGCGTGCTCATCGCGCCCAACTTCTCCATCGGCGCCGTACTGACCATGAAGTTCGCGCAGATCGCGGCCCCGTACTTCGAGTCCGTCGAGGTCGTCGAGCTGCACCACCCGAACAAGGTGGACGCCCCCAGCGGGACCGCCACCCGCACCGCGCAGCTCATCGCCCAGGCCCGGCAGAAGGCAGGCGCCGCCCCGGCGCCCGACGCCACTGCCACGGCCCTGGACGGCGCCCGCGGCGCGGACGTCGACGGTGTCCCGGTCCACGCGGTCCGCCTGCGCGGCCTGCTGGCCCACCAGGAGGTCCTGCTCGGCGCCGAGGGGGAGACCCTCACCGTCCGGCACGACTCCCTGCACCACAGCAGCTTCATGCCGGGCATCCTGCTGGGCGCCCGCCGGGTGGTCACCACGCCGGGCCTCACCTTCGGCCTGGAACACTTCCTGGACCTGAACTGAGACCTGAGCCGAGACCGGAACCGAGAGCCGAACGAGAGCCGAACCGAGCCCCTGACCCCATGCGCGCGAAAATCTCCTACGCCGTCACGGCCGCCGTCCTGGTCTTCTACTTCGCCCTGGTCGGCAGCCGCGGTGTCATGCTCATCGGCACCGGCACGCCCGTCGCCGTCGCCTTCGGCGTCGCGGTACTGATCCTGCCGGTCATCGGCGTGTGGTTCCTGTGGAAGAACACCCAGTTCGTCCGCAGGGCCAATGCCCTCGCCGCGGAACTCGACGCCGAGGGCGGACTGCCCGTCGACGAACTCAAGCGCACCCCCAGCGGCCGCATCGACCGCGAGTCGGCCGACGCGGTCTTCGCCCTGCGCAAGGCCGAGGCGGAGGACGCGCCCGGCGACTGGCGCACCTGGTTCCGGCTGGCCGTCGCCTACCACGACGCGCGCGACACCCCGCGCGCCCGTAAGGCGATGCAGCGGGCGATCGCCCTGCACGACGGCAAACCCGTCGAAACCGCCTGAGCGCACAGCGAAGGGCGGGGCCCGAACCGCGACAGCGGTTCGGGCCCCGCCCTTGGCTGTGTCTGCTCAGCCCTGCCGGTACTCGGCGGCCCACGCCTCCACGGCGTCCGCCGCCCGGTCGAAGGCCTCGTCCCGGGCGAGGAAGTCGGTGTTGTGCGTGGTCAGCAGCGGCGGAAAGGTCTCTCCGGACCGGCCCTGGCGGACCAGGAGCAGCGCTTGCCCCTGCACGGTGCGCGGCAGCCCGAGCCAGCGCACCGGCTGCTGCACCGTCCGCACGCTGGCGACCTGCTGCCAGGCCACCGTGCGGGTGCTGAAGAAACTCACGTGCCGCACCCCGTGCGCGCTCACCCACGCGCCCATGCGCAGCAGCCGCAGCGCACACACGATGACGACCAGCGCGACGCCGAACACCACACCGGCGGCGGACAGCGAGTCCGTCGCCGCGATGATGACCGCCGCGAACAGGACGAACGAGGCGAGCAGCAGCATCAGCGCCGCCGCCCCCACACGCCACGGCCCCGGCCGGTAGGGCCGACGCCAGAGGTCGCGGTCGTCGTGCGGCAGCGCGACGTCGTCGGTGGCGTCGAAGGCGCGGTCGGCCGTCAGGAAGGGCAGGGGCACGGCTGGTCCTCACTCGTTCCATGGCAGGTGCTGTGCCCGGTGAGGCTACCGACCTGTGTCTGAGCTCACCACCCTCGGGTCCCCGGATGGAGTCAGGGCCGACCGGCCCCGGGCCGCCGCTAACGCCTCTCGGAGGCCTGCGAGGGCTGTTTGTGCCCGGACGGCTGGTCGGCCGAGAGCGCGGGCATCCCGATCAGGAGGGAACCCGCGATCCCGGCGACGACGGTGAGGCCGAGCAGCCAGCGCCCGGCCAGCTGGCCGAAGGACGCCCGCTCCCGGGGCGGGGGTGTGACATTGCTGCGGAACCTGTCGGCTTCGGCGACGAAGGCGAACGGCACGGGTTCACGCCGGCGGATCATAGGGGCTGCGTCTCCCTTCAGAGACTGGAATGAAGTGCTGTTACTCATACAGACGAACGAACGCCCTCGCGGGTGCCCTGTTTCACCGAATTCATCGCGGCACGGCACCGAACGCCCGATTCGGCGCCACTTGGCTGGCCGTAGAGTGGCCTGGCCAAGCGACGAGATGGGAAGGCCCTCCACACCGTGACCGACACCCCCGCCGACGATTTCAAGATCGACCTCCGCAGCGACGTCACCGTCGAGCTGGTCAAGAGCGCCGCGACCGACTCCGACGTGCTGTTCGCCGCCCGCGTCTCGACGGCCGGCGAGCAGTCCCTTGACGAGTTGCAGAAGGACCCGGAGCGCTCCAAGGGCCTGATCAACTACCTGATGCGGGACCGGCACGGCAGCCCGTTCGAGCACAACTCGATGACCTTCTTCATCAGCGCCCCGATCTTCGTCTTCCGGGAGTTCATGCGGCACCGCGTGGGCTGGTGCATCGCGGGTGACACCGAGATCACACTGGAGAGCGAAGCCGGTAACCTTCGCCGACGCACCATCGCCGAGCTGTACAAGCTCTGGCACACCGGCGTCGAGGACCGGCTGCCGCACTCCGCCGGTGGGGTCACCTGGCACGGCCGGGCCGGAAAGTGGATGGCGCAGGTCAGGCGTGGCGAGACCAACCACTACCTGGGGCTCTACGAGAATCGTGAGGCAGCCGAGTCGGCAGTGGCGGAGTTCCGTGAGCTGCACCCCAGCACGCGCTTGCGCAAACTCGAGTCCGTGCGTCGCAACCATGTGCGCTGCTACGACGAGGAGACGATGCTCGCCCAGCGGGCCAGGATCGTCGACGTCATCCAGTCCGGCGTCAAACGCCTGATCAGGATCACCACGGCTTCCGGAAAGGTACTTCGCTGCACGGTGGACCATGCCGTGTTCACTCCCGAGGGATGGGTCAAGGCGGGGGAGCTCGTCGTGGGCGACGCCGTCATGGCCGCCGGTACCGGCCCGCGCCCGTCCGAATCCCTCGTTCCGCCCAGCTTGCGGCGAGGCATCGGCGTGTGGACCGCGATGCGGCGTCGAGAGCTGATCAAGGAGGTCGACACCTGCCACCTCTGCGGTCAGGACTTCCCCCGCGACCAGCTCTCCCTCGACCATGTCGTCCCCGTGGCACGCGACCTGACTCAGGCCCTCGACGAGAAGAACCTCG carries:
- the dapB gene encoding 4-hydroxy-tetrahydrodipicolinate reductase, coding for MSKLRVAVLGAKGRIGSEAVRAVEAAEDMELVAALGRGDRLDTLAETGAQVAVELTTPDSVMDNLDYCVRHGIHAVVGTTGWTDERLARLTSWLDASPGTGVLIAPNFSIGAVLTMKFAQIAAPYFESVEVVELHHPNKVDAPSGTATRTAQLIAQARQKAGAAPAPDATATALDGARGADVDGVPVHAVRLRGLLAHQEVLLGAEGETLTVRHDSLHHSSFMPGILLGARRVVTTPGLTFGLEHFLDLN